The proteins below are encoded in one region of Methylobacillus flagellatus KT:
- a CDS encoding DUF1971 domain-containing protein, whose translation MGSRPPSEPGQAGNRKLIPRQLPAGLKAYKRTPDFTPGNLPAALQSQHSTKAGVWGLLQVLEGQVIYHLAAPHDASAIANAGETIVILPEIIHWVEFVIPGRFYVEFYRAAVSE comes from the coding sequence CTGGGCAGCAGGCCACCCTCAGAACCTGGTCAGGCTGGAAACAGGAAGCTGATTCCTCGCCAATTACCTGCAGGCCTGAAAGCATACAAACGCACTCCTGATTTCACGCCTGGCAACCTGCCCGCAGCCCTGCAATCACAGCACTCCACCAAGGCAGGTGTCTGGGGGCTGCTGCAGGTGCTGGAAGGCCAGGTCATCTATCACCTGGCCGCACCGCATGACGCATCAGCGATCGCCAATGCGGGTGAAACCATCGTCATATTGCCGGAAATCATCCACTGGGTGGAATTCGTCATCCCCGGCAGGTTTTATGTGGAGTTTTACCGCGCAGCGGTCAGCGAATAG
- a CDS encoding 2-hydroxyacid dehydrogenase has product MRIVFFSTQVYDRESFLALPRLQNAEFIFQQPKLTLDTAVLATGAEVVCAFINDDLSAPVLERLAANGTKLIALRSAGYNHIDLEAAQRLNLAVVRVPAYSPHAIAEHTVALILALNRHLTRAYNRTREGDFSLRGLTGFDLVHKTVGIIGTGQIGAAFARIMAGFGCRILAYDPYPNPEVIALGASYLELDTLLAQSHIVSLHCPLSPATHHLINAGSLSRMQPGSMLINTSRGALVDTPAVIEALKSGHLGYLGLDVYEEEADLFFEDLSDFPLQDDVLARLLTFPNVIITAHQAFLTREALNAIASTTLDNISAWAAGHPQNLVRLETGS; this is encoded by the coding sequence ATGCGCATCGTCTTTTTCAGCACCCAGGTATATGACCGGGAAAGTTTTCTGGCCCTCCCCAGGCTCCAGAATGCCGAGTTCATTTTCCAACAGCCCAAACTCACGTTGGATACTGCCGTGCTTGCCACAGGCGCGGAAGTCGTCTGTGCCTTCATCAATGACGACCTGTCCGCGCCTGTGCTGGAGAGACTGGCAGCCAACGGTACCAAGCTGATTGCACTGCGCTCCGCAGGCTACAACCATATCGACCTGGAGGCTGCGCAAAGACTCAACCTGGCAGTGGTGCGCGTGCCCGCCTATTCGCCCCATGCCATTGCGGAACATACCGTCGCATTGATCCTGGCCCTCAATAGACACCTGACGCGCGCCTACAACCGTACCCGCGAGGGTGATTTCAGCCTGCGCGGCTTGACAGGGTTCGACCTAGTCCACAAGACAGTAGGCATCATCGGCACCGGACAGATCGGTGCAGCTTTTGCCCGCATCATGGCAGGTTTCGGCTGCAGGATACTGGCTTACGATCCCTACCCCAACCCGGAAGTCATTGCGCTCGGCGCCAGCTACCTCGAACTCGATACGCTGTTGGCGCAATCCCACATCGTCAGCCTGCATTGCCCGTTGAGCCCTGCCACCCACCATCTCATCAATGCCGGTTCGCTCAGCCGCATGCAGCCAGGCAGCATGCTCATCAACACCAGCCGCGGCGCACTCGTGGATACGCCGGCCGTGATCGAAGCGCTGAAGAGCGGACACCTCGGCTATCTTGGGCTGGACGTCTATGAAGAAGAAGCAGACCTGTTTTTCGAGGACCTATCCGACTTTCCGTTGCAGGATGACGTACTGGCGCGGCTGCTGACCTTTCCCAACGTCATCATCACTGCCCACCAGGCGTTTCTCACACGCGAAGCGCTCAATGCCATTGCCAGCACCACGTTAGACAATATCAGCGCCTGGGCAGCAGGCCACCCTCAGAACCTGGTCAGGCTGGAAACAGGAAGCTGA
- a CDS encoding NADP(H)-dependent aldo-keto reductase has translation MEYRKLGQSDLNVSAICLGTMTFGDQNTEAEGHAQLDYALSQGINFIDTAEMYPVPPKAETYTRTESIIGTWLKRQPRDKIILASKVAGGNRKLDWIRGGPVAVDRENVRAAIEGSLKRLQTDYLDLYQIHWPERNVPIFGQYQFDPAKETKAWVSIQDQLETLAELVKEGKVRYVGVSNEQPWGVMEFLRISEQYGLPRIASIQNSYSLLNRGFEFGMTEIVYREQVSLLPYSPLAFGHLTGKYIEDPQAKGRVTLFPGYAQRYTKPNVIPASAAYAGLARKHGLSPAELALSFVYHRWFVTSTIIGATSLDQLQENIGAWSKPLSQDILQEIEAIHLRYMIPAP, from the coding sequence ATGGAATACCGCAAGCTAGGGCAATCAGACCTTAATGTATCCGCGATCTGCCTGGGAACCATGACCTTCGGCGACCAGAACACCGAGGCCGAAGGCCATGCCCAGCTGGATTACGCGCTGTCTCAGGGCATCAACTTCATCGACACGGCCGAAATGTATCCGGTGCCGCCCAAGGCCGAGACCTATACCCGTACCGAAAGCATCATCGGCACCTGGCTCAAGCGCCAGCCACGCGACAAGATCATCCTCGCCAGCAAGGTGGCGGGCGGCAATCGCAAGCTTGACTGGATACGGGGTGGACCAGTCGCGGTAGACCGCGAGAATGTACGGGCAGCAATCGAAGGCTCGCTCAAGCGCCTGCAGACTGACTATCTCGACCTTTACCAGATCCACTGGCCGGAACGCAACGTGCCCATCTTCGGCCAATACCAGTTCGACCCCGCCAAGGAAACCAAAGCCTGGGTATCGATCCAGGATCAACTGGAAACATTGGCGGAATTAGTCAAGGAAGGCAAGGTACGCTACGTCGGTGTGTCCAATGAGCAGCCGTGGGGAGTGATGGAATTCCTGCGCATTTCCGAGCAATACGGACTGCCCCGGATCGCCTCTATCCAGAACAGCTACAGCCTGCTCAACCGCGGCTTCGAGTTCGGCATGACCGAGATCGTCTACCGCGAGCAGGTCAGTTTACTCCCCTACTCTCCCCTGGCGTTTGGGCATCTTACAGGGAAATATATCGAGGATCCGCAGGCAAAAGGCCGCGTCACCCTGTTTCCCGGCTACGCCCAGCGCTACACCAAACCCAACGTCATCCCTGCCAGTGCGGCCTATGCGGGACTCGCGCGCAAACATGGCTTGAGCCCTGCCGAACTGGCGCTGTCGTTCGTCTACCACCGTTGGTTCGTCACCAGCACCATCATCGGCGCGACCAGCCTGGACCAGCTCCAGGAGAATATCGGCGCCTGGAGTAAACCGCTGTCGCAGGATATCCTGCAGGAAATCGAGGCCATCCACCTGCGGTACATGATCCCCGCGCCTTGA
- a CDS encoding proteasome-type protease yields the protein MTYCVGLLLDQGLVMASDTRTNAGVDQVAVFPKMSVFDVPGERVITLMTAGNLAITQAVINRLRDALALNEGATLHNVTNMFDAAQLVGEQLRVVYELDHEHLKNHNTEFNASILLGGQIGSEAPRLFSIYAAGNFIETSRETPYFQIGETKYGKPIIDRVITHGSDIMEAVKCVLISFDSTIRSNISVAAPIDLLIYRTDSFHADCKQRITDSDPYYTMIRQGWSDGLRQVFSGLPNPDWC from the coding sequence ATGACTTATTGTGTAGGCCTGTTACTCGACCAGGGGCTGGTCATGGCATCCGATACCCGTACCAATGCTGGCGTCGACCAAGTGGCTGTGTTCCCCAAGATGAGCGTATTTGATGTGCCGGGTGAACGTGTGATTACCTTGATGACGGCAGGCAATCTTGCCATCACCCAGGCGGTCATCAATCGCCTGCGGGATGCGCTTGCGCTCAACGAGGGCGCGACATTGCACAATGTCACGAACATGTTTGACGCCGCCCAGCTGGTAGGCGAGCAGTTGCGGGTCGTGTATGAACTGGACCACGAGCACCTGAAAAACCACAATACCGAGTTCAATGCCAGTATCTTGCTGGGCGGACAGATCGGTAGCGAGGCGCCCAGGCTGTTCTCCATCTATGCGGCGGGCAATTTCATCGAAACCAGCCGGGAAACCCCTTATTTCCAGATCGGCGAAACCAAGTACGGCAAGCCCATCATTGACCGGGTGATTACGCATGGAAGCGACATCATGGAGGCGGTGAAATGCGTGCTGATCTCTTTCGATTCGACCATCCGCAGCAATATTTCCGTTGCGGCGCCCATTGATCTCTTGATCTACCGTACAGACAGCTTCCACGCTGATTGCAAGCAACGCATCACTGACAGCGATCCTTACTACACCATGATACGCCAGGGGTGGTCGGATGGATTGCGCCAGGTGTTTTCCGGATTGCCTAATCCCGACTGGTGTTGA
- a CDS encoding LysR family transcriptional regulator, which translates to MAFSSDNVKIFLAVIDRGSFSAAARVLGRVPSAVSMAIAQLEAELDLLLFDRSGHSPIPTPAALALEPLARQLMSQLTQLQAHALSLHQGLEKRLSIAIAPELLSAPWSLPLAHLAEEFPALEIEVLSAPQEDALRMLHEGCVQLALVFERPALDEREAFQELRSEVLIAVVAPSHAFCQPQGRKLRESDLMAARQIVIASRDEQLNDPRFIVGRQVWRTDSYLASLSMVQAGLGWAYLPQALVEPLIKGGTLYAIEFENMSNQLRLWVDMVWSKDRPLGLGASRLIALLREMRQ; encoded by the coding sequence ATGGCTTTTTCCAGCGACAATGTCAAAATCTTCCTTGCCGTCATAGACAGGGGTTCGTTTTCTGCGGCCGCCCGCGTGCTGGGCCGCGTGCCTTCGGCTGTCAGCATGGCCATCGCCCAGCTAGAGGCCGAACTCGACTTGCTGCTGTTCGACCGCAGCGGGCACTCTCCGATCCCCACACCGGCCGCCCTTGCCTTGGAGCCCTTGGCTCGCCAGTTGATGAGCCAGCTCACGCAATTGCAGGCGCATGCCCTATCGCTGCACCAAGGATTGGAAAAACGCTTGAGCATCGCCATTGCCCCGGAGCTGCTTTCCGCGCCATGGAGCCTTCCCCTTGCACATCTCGCAGAAGAATTTCCAGCGCTGGAAATCGAGGTATTGTCTGCCCCGCAGGAAGATGCCCTGCGCATGCTGCACGAAGGATGCGTCCAGCTTGCCTTGGTGTTCGAGCGGCCGGCGCTAGACGAAAGGGAGGCCTTTCAGGAGTTGCGCAGCGAAGTGCTGATTGCGGTAGTCGCGCCATCCCATGCCTTCTGCCAGCCCCAGGGCCGCAAATTGCGCGAGAGCGACTTGATGGCGGCCAGACAGATTGTGATTGCGAGCCGGGATGAGCAACTAAACGATCCGCGCTTTATCGTCGGACGCCAGGTTTGGCGTACCGACAGCTACCTGGCCAGCCTCAGCATGGTGCAGGCAGGCCTGGGCTGGGCTTACCTGCCGCAGGCACTGGTCGAACCACTGATCAAGGGCGGAACGCTTTACGCGATCGAATTCGAGAACATGAGCAACCAATTAAGGCTGTGGGTAGACATGGTATGGAGCAAGGACCGTCCGCTGGGGCTGGGCGCCAGCCGCCTGATTGCCTTATTGCGGGAAATGCGGCAATAA
- a CDS encoding PACE efflux transporter: MQGIKRKLVYVTLYEAFAMLFTSVGLALFSGRSLAHAGVAGVASSTVAFIWNLIYNTGFEAWEARQPGTGRSVARRLLHAAGFEAGLVVTLVPLFAWWLQVSLWEALWMDIGLIIFFLIYTYLFNLLFDHVFGLPASAQATTGQQPKGCKA, from the coding sequence ATGCAAGGGATCAAGCGCAAGCTGGTCTATGTCACTCTTTATGAGGCATTCGCCATGCTGTTCACCAGCGTGGGGTTGGCCCTGTTCTCCGGCCGCAGCCTGGCGCATGCCGGCGTTGCCGGAGTGGCTTCATCTACCGTGGCGTTCATTTGGAACCTGATCTATAACACCGGGTTTGAAGCATGGGAGGCTAGGCAGCCCGGAACAGGCCGTAGTGTTGCCCGCCGTTTGCTTCATGCCGCCGGGTTCGAGGCCGGCCTGGTGGTGACGCTGGTGCCCTTGTTTGCTTGGTGGCTGCAGGTGAGCTTATGGGAGGCATTGTGGATGGATATCGGCCTGATTATATTTTTCCTGATTTATACCTATCTCTTTAACCTGCTGTTTGACCATGTGTTCGGACTGCCTGCCTCGGCTCAGGCCACTACTGGGCAGCAGCCCAAGGGTTGCAAGGCATGA
- a CDS encoding VOC family protein codes for MQNQFVAGAVIYAKDIERVSQFYFELAGLPVVQQEPGYALLESANFQLAVVAISPAIAAQITISSPPERRENTAIKLCFAVQNLVSAREVAVRLGGELNSPEREWEFQGNKVCDAHDPEGNVFQVRASAF; via the coding sequence ATGCAAAATCAATTCGTCGCAGGCGCGGTCATCTATGCAAAGGACATTGAGCGTGTGAGTCAGTTTTATTTCGAGCTTGCTGGTCTGCCAGTCGTCCAACAAGAGCCAGGCTATGCGCTGCTTGAGTCTGCTAATTTCCAGCTTGCGGTAGTAGCCATCTCGCCTGCAATCGCAGCTCAAATCACCATCTCATCGCCACCGGAACGCCGAGAAAACACAGCAATCAAGCTTTGCTTTGCCGTCCAAAATCTTGTTTCTGCACGGGAGGTTGCAGTGCGGTTAGGTGGCGAACTAAATAGTCCAGAGCGCGAGTGGGAATTTCAAGGCAATAAGGTGTGTGATGCCCATGATCCCGAAGGTAATGTTTTTCAGGTTCGAGCCAGTGCGTTCTAA
- a CDS encoding leucine-rich repeat domain-containing protein, protein MFNIFNNRKQPEFRDADLDRFKELTRDPRVLDALYKFDLGITRLPLDISFQVQECIQLSNILTGKCQIMSTALFDAAKSGQWQSVHDRLSTFQKYQDSHQSQNDSHLDKIIEWANKYALPELSPFNTPFYKTTGIPRNKKDLMSLRFIHATNAGIDEIPEEIAYLPNIQGICLSGNRIREIPEKICEMSTVVMLDLDDNLIKYIPENIGNMISLNQIDLDENDISNIPKSILRLERLSALRLRKQKHGHPLHYQAAPLDDASQRILASLSSRQNLRLFL, encoded by the coding sequence ATGTTCAATATTTTTAATAATCGAAAGCAGCCTGAATTTCGAGACGCTGATCTTGATAGGTTCAAAGAGCTTACACGTGATCCGAGAGTTCTGGATGCGCTTTATAAATTTGACCTAGGCATTACCAGACTTCCACTTGACATTAGTTTTCAAGTTCAGGAGTGCATACAACTATCAAACATACTTACTGGAAAATGCCAAATTATGTCCACTGCGCTATTTGATGCTGCCAAGTCAGGTCAGTGGCAGTCCGTACATGACCGGCTATCTACATTTCAAAAATATCAAGACTCACATCAGTCACAGAATGACTCTCACCTTGATAAAATTATCGAGTGGGCAAATAAATATGCTCTCCCAGAGCTATCACCATTTAACACGCCATTTTACAAAACGACTGGGATTCCAAGAAACAAGAAAGATCTTATGTCCCTTCGCTTTATTCACGCGACAAACGCAGGAATTGATGAGATCCCAGAAGAAATAGCATATCTTCCAAATATTCAAGGAATTTGCTTATCCGGAAACAGAATACGAGAAATACCTGAAAAAATCTGCGAGATGAGCACAGTGGTCATGCTGGATTTAGATGATAACTTAATTAAATATATCCCAGAAAATATCGGGAATATGATCAGCCTTAATCAGATAGACCTGGATGAAAACGATATAAGCAACATTCCAAAGTCCATATTGAGGTTAGAGAGGCTGTCGGCATTGCGCCTAAGAAAACAGAAGCATGGTCATCCATTACACTACCAAGCTGCTCCTCTTGATGATGCCAGCCAACGCATCTTAGCCAGCCTCTCCAGCAGGCAAAACCTTAGGCTATTTCTATAA
- a CDS encoding cation transporter, whose amino-acid sequence MSDCGCEFEAKNNAELKVLRILLGINAAMFVVEFVAGLAAHSTGLLADSLDMFADASVYAISLYAVGREISFKARAARVSGVLQILLGLSVLVEVGRRFIFGSEPESGLMLGIGALALSANIVCLALLAKHRDGEVHMRASWIFSANDVIANLGVILSGILVAITSSRVPDLVIGLLIAAVVVRGGLTILREARAAGADHGGRT is encoded by the coding sequence ATGTCAGATTGCGGCTGCGAGTTTGAAGCAAAAAACAATGCAGAACTGAAGGTTCTGCGGATTCTCCTTGGCATCAACGCTGCAATGTTTGTTGTTGAGTTCGTCGCTGGCTTGGCTGCCCATTCAACTGGCCTGCTTGCTGACTCCCTTGACATGTTCGCTGATGCCAGTGTTTACGCCATCAGCCTCTACGCGGTCGGTCGAGAAATCTCGTTCAAGGCCAGAGCGGCTCGTGTAAGTGGCGTCCTGCAAATTCTCCTCGGCCTTAGCGTCTTAGTTGAGGTCGGTCGCCGCTTCATCTTCGGTAGCGAGCCAGAGAGCGGGCTTATGCTGGGCATCGGCGCCCTAGCACTTTCCGCTAACATCGTATGCCTTGCGTTACTCGCCAAACACCGCGACGGCGAGGTGCATATGCGGGCCTCCTGGATCTTCTCGGCCAATGATGTCATCGCCAACCTCGGCGTTATTCTGTCAGGTATCCTTGTTGCCATAACCTCATCGCGAGTGCCAGATTTGGTCATCGGGCTTCTCATTGCGGCCGTTGTGGTACGAGGCGGCCTCACCATACTGCGTGAGGCAAGAGCAGCTGGTGCAGATCATGGGGGGCGCACCTAA
- a CDS encoding integron integrase: MAYPNFPANVTVGKAPKLLDMVRDKLRLKHYSLRTEQAYVDWIKRYILFHGKRHPRDMGAADIEAFLTHLAVKRNVAASTQNQAKSALLYLYREVLEVELPWLDNVTQANVPKRLPVVLSVSEVQSVLAGLSGTHALVAALLYGGGLRLMEAVRLRVKDVDIERREIVVREGKGFKDRVTMLPESVVSALKGHLVKVKMLHEEDVAAGFGEVYLPFALDKKYPNAGRDWGWQYVFPSRQLSVDPRSGKTRRHHMDEKGVQRAMKQAVFAAGIAKPATPHTLRHSFATHLLQSGYDIRTVQELLGHSDVSTTMIYTHVLNRGGKGVVSPLDQIGL, from the coding sequence ATGGCATACCCTAATTTTCCGGCCAATGTCACCGTGGGAAAAGCACCCAAGTTATTGGATATGGTGCGCGATAAGCTGCGACTCAAGCATTATAGTTTGCGTACAGAGCAGGCTTATGTTGATTGGATTAAACGCTATATTCTTTTTCATGGCAAGCGTCATCCGCGAGATATGGGAGCGGCGGATATTGAGGCATTTTTGACGCATCTGGCGGTTAAGCGGAATGTGGCTGCATCGACCCAGAATCAGGCGAAATCCGCGTTGTTGTATTTATATCGTGAAGTGCTTGAAGTTGAGTTGCCGTGGCTGGATAACGTCACGCAGGCTAACGTGCCCAAGCGGTTGCCTGTGGTGTTGAGTGTGAGTGAGGTGCAGTCTGTATTGGCTGGGTTATCTGGCACACATGCATTGGTTGCTGCTTTGCTCTATGGTGGCGGCTTGCGTTTGATGGAGGCAGTGCGGCTACGGGTGAAAGATGTGGATATTGAGCGGCGTGAGATTGTGGTGCGCGAGGGTAAGGGTTTTAAGGATAGGGTAACCATGCTACCCGAGTCTGTTGTGTCAGCGTTAAAAGGTCATTTGGTTAAGGTAAAGATGTTGCATGAAGAAGATGTGGCGGCAGGTTTTGGTGAGGTGTATCTGCCATTTGCATTGGATAAAAAATATCCGAATGCCGGACGTGACTGGGGTTGGCAGTATGTTTTTCCGTCGCGCCAGTTATCTGTTGACCCGCGCTCGGGCAAGACACGGCGGCATCATATGGATGAAAAAGGCGTGCAACGCGCCATGAAGCAGGCCGTGTTTGCGGCTGGAATCGCCAAGCCGGCGACACCACATACCTTGCGCCATTCTTTTGCTACCCATCTTTTGCAGTCCGGATATGACATTCGTACCGTGCAGGAATTGCTGGGGCATTCTGATGTTTCTACTACCATGATTTACACCCATGTGCTGAACCGTGGTGGCAAAGGGGTCGTTAGTCCGCTGGATCAGATAGGACTTTAA
- a CDS encoding ATP-dependent DNA helicase, whose product MTDIDHVFSAQGPLAENIPGYRSRVQQQEMAQAIAEAIKHNRQLVAEAGTGTGKTFAYLVPALLSGGKVIISTGTKTLQDQLFNRDLPAVRDALKVPVTVAMLKGRANYVCHFHLQRAMSEGRFYSREDAAYVHKIQAFAENSATGDKSELTSVPESATIWPAVTSTRDNCVGQECAFYKDCFVMEARKRALAADVVVVNHHLFFADVMLRDEGVAELLPTANTVIFDEAHQLPEVAGMFFGEGYSTSQLMELARDSHNEYLTTIKDCTVLPEATAALEKAVRDFRLIFAYEGARLPVQKALALRNFEAAYATMQEKLVDLAKILETQAERDPAVDNCWQRALALQALLQRWHDATDANLVRWVEVFSQSVQLHATPLSVAEGFSKQLNAQPRAWIFTSATLAVKSDFSHYLSQMGLQDAATGHWDSPFEYGRQALLYVPQGMPEPNSAGYVASVAAMALPVIKASRGRAFVLCTSLRAMRELHALLKDAFAAEGLEYPLLMQGDTARSELLERFRRLGNAVLVGSQSFWEGVDVRGEALSAVIIDKLPFAPPDDPVLAARIDKMNAEGKNAFMEYQLPYAVITLKQGAGRLIRDERDRGVLMICDPRLISKPYGRRIWQSLPPMRRTRNVEDVVEFFASSPPDPA is encoded by the coding sequence ATGACGGATATTGATCATGTCTTTTCCGCGCAAGGTCCATTGGCGGAAAACATTCCTGGCTATCGTTCGCGCGTCCAACAGCAGGAAATGGCGCAGGCGATCGCCGAGGCGATCAAGCATAACCGTCAACTGGTAGCCGAGGCCGGCACCGGCACCGGCAAGACTTTTGCCTATCTCGTGCCAGCGCTGCTGTCGGGCGGCAAGGTCATCATTTCCACCGGCACCAAGACATTGCAGGATCAGCTGTTCAACCGCGACCTGCCTGCCGTGCGCGACGCTCTCAAGGTGCCGGTTACCGTCGCCATGCTGAAAGGGCGTGCCAATTACGTCTGCCATTTCCACCTGCAGCGCGCGATGAGCGAGGGCCGCTTCTATTCGCGCGAAGACGCGGCCTATGTCCACAAGATCCAGGCCTTTGCCGAGAACAGCGCCACGGGCGACAAAAGCGAGCTGACTTCGGTGCCTGAGAGCGCCACCATCTGGCCCGCAGTGACTTCCACCCGCGACAATTGCGTGGGGCAGGAGTGCGCCTTCTACAAGGATTGCTTTGTCATGGAAGCGCGTAAGCGTGCGCTGGCTGCAGACGTGGTAGTGGTGAACCACCATTTGTTCTTCGCCGACGTGATGCTGCGCGACGAAGGTGTGGCCGAGCTGTTGCCCACGGCGAATACTGTCATCTTCGACGAAGCGCACCAGCTGCCCGAAGTCGCGGGCATGTTCTTTGGTGAGGGTTATTCCACCAGCCAGCTCATGGAGCTGGCGCGCGACTCTCACAATGAGTACCTCACGACTATCAAGGATTGCACGGTGCTGCCTGAGGCCACCGCGGCATTGGAAAAGGCCGTACGCGATTTTCGCTTGATTTTTGCTTACGAGGGCGCGCGCCTGCCGGTGCAGAAAGCCCTGGCCTTGCGCAACTTCGAGGCCGCCTATGCGACGATGCAGGAAAAGCTCGTTGACCTGGCGAAAATCCTGGAAACCCAGGCAGAGCGCGATCCCGCCGTCGACAATTGCTGGCAGCGCGCGCTTGCGTTGCAGGCTTTGCTGCAACGCTGGCATGACGCTACCGATGCCAATCTGGTGCGCTGGGTAGAGGTGTTCAGCCAATCGGTGCAGCTTCATGCCACCCCGCTTTCCGTAGCCGAAGGCTTCAGTAAGCAGCTTAACGCTCAACCCAGAGCTTGGATTTTTACGTCCGCGACATTGGCAGTCAAAAGCGATTTCAGCCACTACCTTTCCCAGATGGGCCTACAGGATGCCGCTACTGGACATTGGGACAGCCCGTTCGAGTACGGGCGGCAAGCCTTGCTCTATGTGCCGCAGGGCATGCCCGAGCCCAATAGCGCAGGGTATGTGGCCTCCGTCGCCGCCATGGCCTTACCGGTGATCAAGGCCAGTCGTGGGCGGGCGTTCGTGCTCTGCACCAGCTTGCGCGCAATGCGTGAATTGCACGCGCTGCTCAAGGATGCCTTTGCTGCCGAAGGTCTGGAATACCCGTTGCTGATGCAGGGCGATACGGCACGCAGCGAGTTGCTTGAGCGTTTCCGCCGGCTCGGCAATGCCGTGCTGGTGGGTTCGCAGAGCTTCTGGGAAGGGGTGGACGTGCGCGGCGAAGCACTGTCTGCTGTGATCATCGACAAGCTGCCGTTTGCTCCGCCCGATGACCCGGTGCTGGCGGCACGCATCGACAAGATGAATGCCGAGGGCAAGAACGCCTTCATGGAATACCAGTTGCCTTATGCCGTGATTACGCTCAAACAGGGTGCGGGGCGCCTGATCCGCGATGAACGCGACCGCGGTGTGCTGATGATCTGCGACCCGAGGCTGATCAGCAAGCCTTACGGGCGCCGCATCTGGCAGAGCCTGCCGCCGATGCGGCGGACGCGCAATGTGGAAGATGTAGTAGAATTCTTCGCTTCTTCCCCACCTGATCCGGCATGA
- the tsaB gene encoding tRNA (adenosine(37)-N6)-threonylcarbamoyltransferase complex dimerization subunit type 1 TsaB, translating into MKLLALDTSTEYLSLALLLDGKLAERELLAGQSHSQRILPLLRELLDETGLSLRDLDGIAFGAGPGSFTGLRIACGVAQGLAFGAGLPVIGVSTLLALAEDAQGADRVIACLDARMGEVYHAAYEKTATGWQEVIAAGLYAPDMVPDIGGDGWTGTGSGWKAYAQALEQRYGRQLAQCIPQAYPRAAAIARLALPGFAAAQGRPASEAAPIYIRNKVALTTREREARAASA; encoded by the coding sequence ATGAAACTCCTTGCACTAGATACTTCTACGGAATACCTGTCGCTGGCCTTGCTGCTCGATGGCAAGCTGGCCGAGCGCGAGCTGCTGGCAGGCCAGTCCCATTCCCAGCGTATCCTGCCATTGCTGCGCGAGCTGCTGGACGAAACGGGCCTGTCGCTGCGCGACCTGGACGGCATCGCCTTTGGTGCCGGCCCCGGCTCGTTCACGGGCTTGCGCATCGCTTGTGGCGTCGCCCAGGGGCTGGCTTTTGGGGCAGGGCTACCCGTCATCGGCGTGAGTACCTTGCTGGCACTGGCCGAGGATGCCCAGGGCGCTGACAGGGTGATCGCCTGCCTTGATGCGCGCATGGGAGAGGTCTACCACGCTGCATATGAGAAAACAGCTACAGGTTGGCAGGAGGTTATTGCTGCCGGGCTGTATGCGCCGGATATGGTGCCGGATATCGGGGGCGACGGCTGGACCGGGACAGGCAGCGGCTGGAAGGCTTATGCGCAAGCGCTGGAGCAGCGCTATGGCCGCCAGCTGGCGCAGTGTATTCCTCAAGCCTATCCGCGTGCTGCGGCGATTGCGCGGCTGGCATTGCCCGGTTTTGCAGCTGCTCAGGGGCGCCCGGCCAGCGAAGCCGCCCCCATCTATATCCGCAACAAGGTCGCGCTGACCACGCGCGAGCGCGAAGCCAGGGCGGCCAGTGCATGA
- the rimI gene encoding ribosomal protein S18-alanine N-acetyltransferase: MNAVLKPETSLRPMQAADLDAVSRIEPTIYPYPWTRGNFKDSLNAGHRCWVYERDGEVIGYAVMMMVLDEAHLLNISIAAPWQGKGYGRSLLAHMMDVGRQHGALHMFLEVRPSNQAALKLYESMGFNEMAIRRGYYPAPNGREDAVLMGAAL, encoded by the coding sequence ATGAACGCCGTACTGAAGCCCGAAACCAGTTTGCGGCCCATGCAGGCGGCAGACCTGGATGCGGTGTCGAGAATAGAGCCGACGATTTATCCCTACCCCTGGACCCGGGGCAATTTCAAAGATTCCTTGAACGCCGGTCATCGCTGCTGGGTATATGAGCGCGATGGAGAAGTAATCGGCTATGCCGTCATGATGATGGTGCTGGATGAGGCGCATCTGCTGAATATCAGCATTGCGGCGCCCTGGCAGGGTAAAGGCTATGGGCGCAGTCTGCTGGCCCACATGATGGATGTTGGCCGCCAACATGGCGCTCTTCATATGTTTCTGGAAGTGCGTCCTTCCAACCAGGCGGCACTGAAGCTTTATGAAAGTATGGGCTTCAATGAAATGGCGATCCGCCGCGGGTATTATCCTGCGCCAAATGGTCGCGAAGATGCCGTGCTGATGGGTGCTGCATTGTGA